One genomic region from Kineobactrum salinum encodes:
- the queE gene encoding 7-carboxy-7-deazaguanine synthase QueE, with product MASPLTHSPDALRITEIFYSLQGEARTVGLPTVFVRLTGCPLRCVYCDTAYAFTGGELRSIDAIATEVAGYRPRYVTVTGGEPLAQKSCLPLLTTLCDAGYEVSLETSGALSVAGVDPRVVKVLDLKTPASGEMQRNDYTNIPLLTPRDQVKFVICDRADYDWARFKLDEYRLDQRVSDVLFSPSHGQLHGRELAEWILADNLPVRLQLQLHKLLWNDAPGH from the coding sequence ATGGCAAGTCCGCTCACCCACAGCCCCGATGCCCTGCGCATCACCGAAATCTTTTACTCGCTGCAGGGCGAGGCCCGCACCGTCGGCCTGCCCACCGTGTTCGTGCGCCTCACCGGCTGCCCGCTGCGCTGCGTCTACTGCGACACCGCCTACGCCTTCACTGGCGGCGAGCTGCGCAGCATCGACGCCATTGCCACTGAGGTGGCCGGCTACCGGCCCCGCTACGTCACCGTCACCGGCGGCGAGCCGCTGGCCCAGAAAAGCTGCCTGCCGCTGCTCACCACGCTGTGCGACGCCGGCTACGAAGTCTCCCTGGAAACCTCCGGCGCACTCAGCGTGGCCGGCGTCGACCCGCGGGTGGTAAAAGTGCTGGACCTGAAAACCCCCGCCTCCGGCGAGATGCAGCGCAATGACTACACCAACATTCCGCTGCTGACCCCGCGGGACCAGGTGAAGTTCGTGATCTGCGACCGCGCCGATTACGACTGGGCCCGCTTCAAGCTTGACGAATACCGACTCGACCAGCGCGTCTCCGACGTCCTGTTCTCCCCCAGCCACGGCCAGCTGCACGGCCGCGAACTGGCCGAGTGGATCCTGGCCGACAATCTCCCCGTGCGGCTGCAGCTGCAGCTGCACAAACTGTTGTGGAACGATGCACCAGGGCACTGA
- the ybgF gene encoding tol-pal system protein YbgF — protein MRRFSKALLVNGLALAVGPLCVVAQAQDYIDVEAERAAREAAAAAPRSLDPDDARSTQSYPATSYGIGNAPAAPLAQTGEPSSPPSGGSSSGVGQLLFKVQQLEQEVRRLNGIVEEQAHELRTLKDQSLERYLDLDRRVSMLSGGTPDGGLLPDPSAADSGSGGVSPGPAAEPGSASRPPPAASTGSNPAVEQPGEAQAYQSAYALVRGQQFSQAVTAFQQFLRDYPAGRFAPNAHYWLGELYLVADPPDPEAARQAFTLLLDLYPNDSKVPDALFKLGRVHFMKGNRERAREFLDRVVRDYSGTNSAAVKLAQDFINENY, from the coding sequence ATGCGTCGTTTCAGCAAAGCGCTGTTGGTAAACGGGCTGGCCCTCGCGGTTGGCCCGTTGTGCGTTGTGGCGCAAGCCCAGGATTATATTGACGTCGAGGCCGAACGGGCCGCCCGCGAAGCAGCAGCTGCGGCGCCACGCAGTCTGGACCCGGATGATGCCCGGTCGACACAGAGTTATCCGGCCACCAGTTACGGCATCGGCAATGCGCCGGCCGCACCGCTGGCCCAGACCGGAGAGCCCTCGTCACCACCGTCCGGCGGTAGCAGCAGCGGCGTGGGCCAGCTGCTGTTCAAGGTGCAGCAACTGGAACAGGAAGTCAGGCGTCTCAACGGCATTGTCGAAGAGCAGGCGCACGAATTGCGCACGCTCAAGGACCAAAGCCTGGAGCGCTATCTCGACCTGGACCGCCGGGTGAGCATGTTGTCCGGCGGCACACCGGATGGCGGGCTGCTGCCGGACCCATCGGCTGCCGATAGCGGTAGCGGTGGTGTGTCCCCGGGACCCGCGGCTGAACCCGGCTCCGCGTCCAGACCCCCGCCAGCGGCCAGCACGGGTTCCAACCCTGCGGTCGAGCAACCCGGTGAGGCGCAGGCCTACCAGTCCGCCTATGCGCTGGTGCGCGGCCAGCAGTTCAGCCAGGCGGTGACGGCCTTCCAGCAATTCCTGCGGGATTATCCGGCCGGCCGTTTCGCGCCCAACGCCCACTATTGGCTGGGCGAACTCTACCTGGTCGCCGATCCACCGGATCCAGAGGCCGCGCGGCAGGCGTTCACCCTACTGCTCGACCTGTACCCGAATGACTCCAAGGTACCCGACGCCCTGTTCAAACTGGGCCGGGTCCACTTCATGAAGGGTAACCGCGAGCGCGCCAGGGAGTTCCTGGATCGTGTGGTGCGCGACTACAGCGGCACCAACAGTGCGGCTGTAAAGCTGGCTCAGGACTTTATCAACGAGAATTACTGA
- the pal gene encoding peptidoglycan-associated lipoprotein Pal, with the protein MKQLTVAGKALTLLFAAAFLVACSSKDTRDTGADATAEAEREAQRRADAERSALQQTEAEQRRLEDAVAEVGNVFYFDYDSSTLKPQAQEALDAHIALLKENQRNVRLEGHTDERGTREYNMALGERRANSVRDYMVVNGIASHRIETISYGEEQPIAYGSDESSWSQNRRVELK; encoded by the coding sequence ATGAAACAACTGACTGTTGCCGGCAAGGCTTTGACGCTGCTGTTCGCGGCAGCGTTCCTGGTCGCCTGTTCAAGCAAGGACACCCGGGATACTGGCGCTGATGCTACGGCCGAAGCCGAGCGCGAAGCGCAGCGGCGCGCCGATGCCGAGCGCTCCGCACTCCAGCAGACCGAAGCAGAGCAGCGCCGCCTGGAGGACGCAGTTGCCGAGGTTGGCAACGTGTTCTACTTCGACTATGACAGCTCTACCCTGAAGCCCCAGGCCCAGGAAGCGCTGGACGCGCATATCGCGCTGCTGAAAGAGAACCAGCGCAACGTGCGCCTGGAAGGCCACACCGACGAGCGCGGCACCCGCGAGTACAACATGGCCCTGGGCGAGCGTCGCGCCAATTCGGTACGTGACTACATGGTCGTCAACGGCATCGCCAGTCACCGCATCGAGACCATCAGTTACGGTGAAGAACAGCCGATTGCCTACGGTTCCGACGAGTCCAGCTGGTCGCAAAACCGTCGCGTCGAGCTCAAGTAA
- the tolB gene encoding Tol-Pal system beta propeller repeat protein TolB yields the protein MKPFKLLLTLVILLAAAGARAQLVIEITQGMDNPTPIAVVPFAWQGTGAPPEDVALVVDDDLTRSGQFATVDRGDMLSRPSTQQEVFYRDWRAIDSDYVLIGRASVTDQIQMRIEYELFDVNRQARVLSGYEEGHVNDARMLAHSVADEVYETLTGIRGAFATRLLYVSVTRVADGKDYYRLTLADSDGARPVVLLESREPILAPTWSPDGKEIAYVSFETSRPAIYRQNLASGAREQLTNFRGLNGAPAWSPDGKSMAMVLSKDGNPDIYLMDLASKRLTQLTRHYAIDTEPTWMPDGRSLLFTSDRGGRPQIYRYDLRSETTERVTYEGAYNARARVAQDGRNMVLVHQAGGRFHIALHDLKTNRMQILTSTDLDESPSIAPNGSMVLYATKSGDRGILAAVSVDGGVKFRLPAREGDVREPAWSPYLSRN from the coding sequence ATGAAACCGTTCAAGCTGTTACTGACTCTCGTGATCCTGCTGGCCGCCGCCGGCGCGCGAGCCCAGCTGGTGATCGAGATCACCCAGGGCATGGACAATCCCACCCCGATCGCGGTGGTGCCGTTCGCCTGGCAGGGCACGGGCGCCCCGCCGGAGGACGTGGCGCTGGTGGTGGACGACGATCTCACCCGCAGTGGCCAGTTCGCCACGGTGGACCGCGGCGATATGCTGTCCCGCCCCAGCACCCAGCAGGAAGTGTTCTACCGCGACTGGCGTGCGATCGACTCTGACTACGTGCTGATCGGCCGCGCCTCGGTGACGGACCAGATCCAGATGCGGATCGAATACGAGCTGTTTGACGTCAACCGCCAGGCCCGGGTGCTCAGCGGCTATGAAGAAGGGCATGTCAACGATGCGCGGATGCTGGCGCACAGCGTGGCGGATGAAGTCTATGAAACCCTGACCGGCATCCGCGGCGCCTTTGCCACCCGGCTGCTGTACGTCTCCGTGACCCGGGTGGCCGACGGCAAGGACTACTACCGGCTGACGCTGGCCGATTCCGACGGTGCCCGTCCGGTGGTGCTGCTGGAATCCCGCGAGCCCATCCTTGCACCGACCTGGTCGCCGGATGGCAAGGAGATCGCCTACGTCTCCTTTGAAACCTCCCGCCCCGCGATCTACCGGCAGAACCTGGCCTCCGGCGCGCGCGAACAGCTTACCAATTTCAGGGGCCTGAACGGCGCCCCTGCCTGGTCGCCGGATGGCAAGAGCATGGCGATGGTGCTGTCCAAGGACGGCAACCCCGATATCTACCTGATGGACCTGGCCAGCAAGCGCCTGACCCAGCTGACCCGGCACTATGCCATCGATACCGAGCCGACCTGGATGCCCGACGGCCGCTCCCTGCTGTTCACCTCGGACCGCGGTGGCCGCCCCCAGATCTACCGCTATGACCTGCGCAGCGAGACCACCGAGCGGGTCACCTACGAGGGCGCCTACAATGCCCGGGCGCGCGTGGCCCAGGACGGCCGCAACATGGTACTGGTGCACCAGGCCGGCGGCCGCTTCCACATCGCCCTGCACGACCTGAAGACCAATCGGATGCAGATCCTGACCAGCACGGATCTCGACGAAAGTCCCAGTATCGCACCCAACGGCTCTATGGTATTGTATGCCACCAAGTCGGGAGATCGGGGTATATTGGCTGCGGTTTCGGTGGATGGGGGGGTTAAATTCCGTCTGCCGGCCCGAGAAGGCGACGTCCGGGAACCTGCGTGGTCACCCTATTTGAGCCGCAACTAG
- the tolA gene encoding cell envelope integrity protein TolA, with translation MKSRANTSLYAKPVTPRIVLRPALATVALHGLVIFLLTANWTSSEDRVVRPKPLPKVINARLVDVSEIQSEAEPAPEPRPEPKPEPKPTPKPKPKPEPKPAPKPEPKPEPKPEPKPEPKPAPKPEPKPDPQPSRAELAEQARREKAQREAEQQAARAAASAAEMAAGYASLIQQTVEARWSRPPSARNGMEVLLSIQLIPTGEVVSVTVLKSSGDAAFDRSAINAVEKAGNFPELKNLPPREFERNFRRFRLLFRPEDLRY, from the coding sequence GTGAAATCCCGGGCCAATACCTCCCTGTATGCCAAACCGGTGACCCCGCGCATCGTGCTGCGTCCGGCGCTGGCCACGGTGGCGCTGCACGGCCTGGTGATCTTCCTGCTGACGGCCAACTGGACCAGCTCCGAGGACCGGGTGGTACGGCCCAAACCGCTGCCCAAGGTCATCAATGCCCGGCTGGTGGATGTGAGCGAGATCCAGAGCGAGGCCGAGCCGGCTCCGGAACCCAGGCCGGAGCCCAAACCCGAACCCAAACCGACGCCCAAGCCCAAGCCGAAACCGGAACCCAAGCCCGCGCCAAAGCCGGAACCCAAACCCGAGCCGAAACCCGAGCCCAAGCCGGAACCGAAGCCCGCGCCCAAACCGGAACCCAAACCCGACCCACAACCTTCCCGGGCGGAGCTGGCCGAGCAGGCCCGCCGTGAAAAGGCACAGCGGGAGGCCGAACAACAGGCGGCCAGGGCGGCGGCCTCGGCCGCGGAAATGGCCGCGGGCTATGCCTCCTTGATCCAGCAGACCGTGGAGGCGCGCTGGAGCCGGCCGCCGTCGGCCCGGAACGGCATGGAAGTGCTGCTGTCGATACAGTTGATTCCGACCGGCGAGGTGGTTAGTGTCACTGTACTGAAGAGCAGTGGCGACGCCGCCTTCGACCGTTCCGCGATCAACGCCGTGGAGAAAGCCGGCAACTTTCCGGAACTGAAGAATCTGCCGCCGCGCGAGTTTGAGCGGAACTTTCGGCGTTTTCGCCTGTTATTTCGACCAGAGGATCTACGTTACTGA
- the tolR gene encoding protein TolR, protein MADINVVPYIDVMLVLLIIFMVTAPMLMQGVKVELPSADADPVENQDSEPLIISIDSGGQLFLNLGEDEKQALTLATITQRVGAVIRRNPEKPVLVWGDRAVPYGEVVTVMAAVQEAGAASVGLVTEPPQ, encoded by the coding sequence ATGGCTGACATCAACGTCGTGCCCTATATCGACGTGATGCTGGTGCTGCTGATCATCTTCATGGTGACCGCGCCGATGCTGATGCAGGGCGTCAAGGTTGAGCTGCCCTCCGCCGACGCCGACCCGGTGGAAAACCAGGACAGCGAGCCGCTGATCATCTCCATCGACAGCGGCGGTCAACTCTTCCTCAACCTGGGAGAAGATGAGAAACAGGCGCTGACGCTCGCCACCATCACCCAGCGGGTCGGTGCCGTGATACGGCGCAACCCGGAAAAACCGGTGCTGGTGTGGGGCGATCGCGCCGTTCCCTATGGCGAGGTGGTCACCGTGATGGCTGCAGTACAGGAGGCCGGCGCCGCCAGTGTCGGCCTGGTGACCGAGCCACCCCAGTGA
- the tolQ gene encoding protein TolQ: protein MEAQLSILDLVMEATVTVQLVMLTLLLASMVSWYMIVQRFIYFRNGREEMFQFEERFWSGIDLSQLYREGNERAADGHVIVGMESIFRAGFKEFSRLAKQSEMDSEAVIEGSRRAMRVAMLREEERLERHLSFLASVGSTSPYIGLFGTVWGIMNSFRGLANATQATLATVAPGISEALIATAMGLFAAIPAVLAYNRFASRMDMFINRYDTFVDEFSSILYRQAFALRSRDRKAG from the coding sequence TTGGAAGCACAACTGAGTATTCTCGACCTGGTGATGGAGGCCACCGTCACGGTGCAGCTGGTGATGCTGACGCTGTTGCTGGCCTCCATGGTGTCCTGGTACATGATCGTCCAGCGCTTCATCTACTTTCGCAACGGTCGCGAGGAAATGTTCCAGTTCGAGGAACGTTTCTGGTCCGGCATCGACCTGTCGCAACTGTACCGGGAGGGCAACGAGCGCGCCGCCGACGGCCACGTTATCGTCGGCATGGAGAGTATTTTCCGAGCCGGGTTCAAGGAGTTCTCCCGCCTGGCCAAGCAGTCCGAGATGGACTCCGAGGCCGTGATCGAGGGTTCCCGGCGCGCGATGCGGGTCGCCATGCTGCGCGAGGAAGAACGCCTGGAACGGCACCTGTCCTTTCTCGCCTCGGTGGGCTCCACCAGCCCCTATATCGGCCTGTTCGGCACCGTCTGGGGCATCATGAACTCCTTTCGCGGGCTGGCCAACGCCACCCAGGCGACGCTTGCCACCGTGGCGCCGGGGATTTCCGAGGCCCTGATAGCCACCGCGATGGGCCTGTTCGCGGCGATCCCGGCGGTGCTGGCCTACAACCGCTTTGCGAGCCGCATGGACATGTTCATCAACCGCTACGACACCTTCGTCGACGAATTTTCCAGCATCCTCTACCGCCAGGCCTTTGCGCTGCGGTCGCGTGACAGGAAAGCGGGGTAG
- the ybgC gene encoding tol-pal system-associated acyl-CoA thioesterase: protein MSAAEFSYKLRVYIEDTDAGGIVYYVNYLKFMERARTEFMRELGYGKDAIFNHGLMFVVRDMAVRYLRPAQLDDLLEATVRLIDLGGASMTLAQEVRRGAEVLATATVTVACVERAGVRPQRLPRDMTDSLRAARDTNGN from the coding sequence GTGAGCGCGGCGGAATTTTCCTATAAGCTGCGAGTCTACATTGAGGACACCGACGCCGGTGGCATCGTCTACTATGTGAACTATCTCAAGTTCATGGAGCGCGCCCGCACCGAGTTCATGCGCGAGCTGGGTTATGGTAAGGACGCGATTTTCAACCACGGGCTGATGTTCGTGGTGCGGGACATGGCCGTGCGCTACCTGCGCCCGGCGCAGCTGGACGATCTGCTGGAGGCCACCGTGCGGCTGATCGACCTGGGTGGGGCTTCGATGACGCTGGCGCAGGAAGTGCGCCGCGGCGCCGAGGTGCTGGCGACAGCAACGGTGACAGTGGCCTGTGTGGAGCGGGCCGGAGTCAGGCCGCAACGCCTGCCGAGGGATATGACAGACAGCCTGCGCGCAGCGCGGGATACTAACGGGAACTGA
- the ruvB gene encoding Holliday junction branch migration DNA helicase RuvB → MIETDRLIAPQASEREEALDRAIRPRTLEEYVGQPTVRDQMSIFLQAARGRKEPLDHTLIFGPPGLGKTTLACIIANEMGVSLKTTSGPVLEKAGDIAALMTNLEPGDVLFIDEIHRLSPLVEEILYPAMEDFQLDIMIGEGPAARSIKLELPPFTLVGATTRAGLLTSPLRDRFGIVQRLEFYQVADLASIVTRSAAILGIGIDQHGAAEIARRARGTPRIANRLLRRVRDYAEVKADGHITAAVADRALDMLSVDHLGLDHQDRRLLLALIEKFDGGPVGVDSLAAAISEERGTIEDVLEPYLIQQGYMVRTSRGRMVTRSAYLHFGLPAVAAPGAAQLPLEPDAEGEA, encoded by the coding sequence ATGATAGAGACCGACCGCCTGATTGCGCCCCAGGCCAGCGAGCGTGAGGAGGCGCTGGACCGGGCCATTCGTCCCCGCACACTGGAGGAATATGTCGGCCAGCCCACCGTGCGCGACCAGATGTCCATTTTCCTGCAGGCCGCCCGCGGCCGCAAAGAGCCGCTGGATCACACCCTGATCTTCGGGCCCCCCGGCCTGGGCAAGACTACCCTGGCCTGCATTATCGCCAATGAGATGGGCGTGTCGCTGAAGACCACCTCCGGGCCGGTGCTGGAAAAGGCCGGCGACATCGCCGCGCTGATGACCAACCTGGAACCGGGGGACGTGCTCTTCATCGACGAGATCCACCGCCTGAGCCCACTGGTGGAGGAGATCCTCTACCCGGCGATGGAAGACTTCCAGCTGGATATCATGATCGGCGAGGGTCCTGCCGCGCGCTCGATCAAGCTGGAACTGCCACCCTTTACCCTGGTCGGTGCGACCACCCGCGCGGGGTTGCTGACCTCACCGCTGCGCGATCGCTTCGGCATTGTGCAGCGGCTGGAGTTCTACCAGGTGGCGGACCTGGCCTCCATTGTCACCCGTTCCGCCGCCATCCTGGGCATCGGCATCGATCAGCACGGCGCCGCCGAGATCGCCCGCCGGGCCCGCGGCACGCCGCGTATCGCCAACCGCCTGCTGCGCCGGGTGCGGGACTATGCCGAGGTCAAGGCGGACGGCCATATCACCGCCGCGGTGGCGGACCGGGCCCTGGACATGCTCAGCGTCGACCATCTCGGCCTGGACCACCAGGACCGGCGCCTGCTGCTGGCACTGATCGAGAAATTCGACGGCGGCCCGGTGGGGGTGGACAGCCTCGCCGCGGCGATCTCCGAGGAGCGCGGCACCATCGAGGACGTGCTGGAACCCTATTTGATCCAGCAGGGCTACATGGTGCGCACCTCGCGCGGCCGCATGGTCACCCGCAGCGCCTACCTGCATTTCGGGCTGCCCGCTGTGGCGGCCCCCGGCGCGGCGCAACTGCCACTGGAGCCCGACGCGGAGGGCGAGGCGTGA
- the ruvA gene encoding Holliday junction branch migration protein RuvA, translated as MIGRIRGTLVYKQPPDILVEVGGVGYDIQVPMSTLFQLPALGTEVTLLTQFVVREDAQLLYGFIDERDRALFRQLVKVSGVGPKLALTILSGMDSTQFARSVQRDDLSALVALPGVGKKTAERLLVEMRDKLKDWLGQWSGDGELPAAAGQPPAGTRVADAEGALIALGYKPAEASRMVAAVNDASAGDSEDLIRRALKAVVSR; from the coding sequence ATGATTGGCAGGATACGCGGCACTCTGGTCTACAAGCAGCCCCCGGATATTCTGGTGGAGGTGGGCGGCGTGGGCTATGACATCCAGGTGCCGATGAGCACGCTGTTCCAGTTGCCGGCGCTGGGCACCGAGGTCACCCTGCTGACCCAGTTCGTGGTGCGCGAGGATGCGCAGCTGCTGTACGGTTTTATCGACGAGCGCGACCGGGCGCTGTTCCGCCAGCTGGTCAAGGTCAGCGGTGTGGGCCCCAAACTGGCACTGACCATCCTCTCGGGCATGGACTCCACCCAGTTCGCGCGCAGTGTGCAGCGCGACGACCTGTCCGCGCTGGTGGCGCTGCCCGGGGTCGGCAAGAAGACCGCGGAGCGGCTGCTGGTGGAGATGCGCGACAAACTGAAAGACTGGCTGGGTCAGTGGAGCGGCGACGGCGAGCTGCCGGCCGCCGCGGGCCAGCCTCCGGCCGGCACCCGGGTGGCCGATGCCGAGGGTGCGCTGATCGCGCTGGGCTACAAGCCGGCCGAGGCCAGCCGCATGGTGGCGGCGGTCAATGACGCCAGCGCCGGCGACAGCGAGGACCTGATCCGCCGCGCCCTGAAAGCCGTGGTGAGCCGCTGA
- the ruvC gene encoding crossover junction endodeoxyribonuclease RuvC gives MAVILGIDPGSRKTGFGIIHYHSGRSEYVTSGVIRLPAVALLPERLRIIYQCVSELVELHSPGELAIEQVFMAKSAGSALKLGQARGAAIVACVARELAVAEYSARQIKQSVVGTGAADKAQVQHMVKVLLQLPAEPPEDAADALAAALCHAHTQQSMINMAGATSVRRRRMR, from the coding sequence ATGGCGGTCATCCTCGGGATCGACCCCGGATCTCGCAAGACAGGTTTTGGCATTATTCACTACCACAGCGGGCGCAGTGAATATGTCACCAGCGGCGTGATACGGTTGCCCGCGGTAGCACTGCTGCCCGAGCGGCTGCGCATCATCTACCAGTGTGTCAGCGAGCTGGTGGAACTGCACAGCCCCGGCGAGCTGGCCATCGAGCAGGTCTTCATGGCCAAGAGTGCCGGCTCGGCGCTCAAGCTGGGGCAGGCGCGGGGCGCAGCCATCGTCGCCTGCGTCGCCCGCGAGCTGGCGGTGGCGGAATACTCCGCGCGCCAGATCAAGCAGTCGGTGGTGGGCACCGGCGCGGCGGACAAGGCCCAGGTACAGCACATGGTGAAGGTACTGCTGCAGCTGCCGGCGGAGCCGCCGGAGGACGCGGCCGACGCACTGGCGGCCGCGCTGTGTCATGCCCACACCCAACAAAGTATGATCAACATGGCCGGCGCCACCTCTGTGCGCCGGCGGCGGATGCGTTAG
- a CDS encoding YebC/PmpR family DNA-binding transcriptional regulator: MAGHSKWANIKHRKAAQDARRGKMFTKLIRELVIAARQGGPLPEDNPRLRAAVDKALGANMTRDTIDRAIARGAGDTDTDNMEELTYEGYAPGGVAVLVEAMTDNRNRTVAEVRHAFSKRGGNLGTDGSVAYLFSRKGQISLAPGTAEEETVMELALEAGAEDIEGHDDGSIDVTTPWEDFEAVKSALEAAGLAPADAEVTMVAETTVPLDADAAATVMGLVDALEDLDDVQNVYTNADIPEDILASL; the protein is encoded by the coding sequence ATGGCAGGTCACAGCAAATGGGCCAACATCAAGCACCGCAAAGCCGCCCAGGACGCCCGCCGCGGCAAGATGTTCACCAAGCTTATACGCGAGCTGGTGATCGCCGCCCGGCAGGGCGGGCCGCTGCCTGAGGACAACCCGCGGCTGCGCGCCGCGGTAGACAAGGCGCTGGGCGCCAACATGACCCGCGACACCATCGACCGGGCGATTGCCCGCGGCGCCGGCGATACCGACACCGACAACATGGAAGAGCTGACCTACGAAGGCTATGCGCCCGGTGGGGTCGCCGTGCTGGTCGAGGCGATGACCGACAACCGCAACCGCACCGTGGCCGAAGTGCGCCACGCCTTCTCCAAGCGCGGCGGCAACCTGGGTACCGACGGCTCCGTGGCCTACCTGTTCAGCCGCAAGGGCCAGATCAGCCTCGCGCCCGGCACGGCAGAGGAAGAGACCGTAATGGAACTGGCGCTGGAGGCGGGTGCCGAGGACATCGAGGGCCACGACGACGGCTCCATCGACGTGACTACGCCCTGGGAGGACTTCGAGGCAGTAAAGTCCGCGCTGGAGGCCGCCGGGCTGGCGCCGGCCGATGCCGAAGTCACCATGGTGGCCGAAACCACCGTGCCGCTGGATGCCGATGCGGCCGCCACCGTCATGGGGCTGGTGGATGCGCTAGAGGACCTGGACGACGTGCAGAACGTCTACACCAACGCCGATATCCCCGAAGACATCCTCGCCAGCCTGTAA